A stretch of Candidatus Bathyarchaeota archaeon DNA encodes these proteins:
- a CDS encoding AbrB/MazE/SpoVT family DNA-binding domain-containing protein, with protein MERVRLSVKLGSKGQLVIPKVIRESLGLIENKHVILEVKDKSIEIRALDKDIVEKWREVAEREALDVSRELVYGDKLYHDV; from the coding sequence TTGGAAAGGGTAAGATTAAGTGTTAAACTTGGGAGTAAGGGCCAGCTGGTCATACCTAAGGTGATTAGGGAGAGCCTTGGTCTTATCGAAAACAAGCATGTGATCCTCGAGGTTAAAGACAAGTCTATTGAGATCAGAGCTCTGGATAAAGATATTGTAGAGAAGTGGAGAGAGGTGGCTGAGAGAGAGGCACTTGATGTCTCGAGAGAGCTTGTTTATGGTGACAAACTCTATCATGATGTTTAG